The Sinorhizobium alkalisoli genomic interval GTCTCGAGGCGGCGCGGCAGGACGATGCCTCGCTGCAGATTTCCCAGGACATCCTGTGCCACGTCGCGCGCAACATCACCGCCAGCGGCCGCGAGCTCGAGGGCGCCTTCAATCAGTTGCTTTTCCGCCGCTCCTTCGAACCGCAGCTCTCGATCGAGCGCGTTGACGAACTGCTCGGCCACTTGGTCAATGCCGGCGAACCGCGCCGCGTCCGAATCGAGGACATACAGCGTGTCGTCGCCAAGCACTACAACGTCTCACGCCAGGAACTGGTGTCGAACCGTCGCACCCGCGTGATCGTCAAGCCGCGTCAGATCGCCATGTACCTGTCGAAGACACTGACGCCGCGTTCCTTCCCGGAGATAGGCCGTCGCTTCGGAGGCCGCGACCACACCACCGTGCTGCATGCCGTGCGCAAGATCGAAGAGATGATTGCCGGCGACACGAAGCTCGGCCACGAAATCGAACTCTTGAAGCGGCTGATCAACGAGTGAAGCCGATGCAAGTGAGCGCCTGGCGCGTGCATAAGTAAGCCGAACTTTATAGGGGCCCGGTTTTCCAGCCGGGCCTGTTTTTTTGGGGCCTGCCTGGGGTGAGGGCCTACTCGCCCCAAGCAACTTCGCCCGGAGAGCGTTCCAACCATTTTTTTCGCCGCGCTTGTCGGCTATCACTGGCTCCATTCGTCTTCAGACCAGAGCGGAGAATTCTCGATGCTTTATGCGGTGCTTTGCTACAACGATGAAAGTGTCACCAGTGCCTGGAGCAAGGAGGAGGACGACAGGGTCATGCGTGACCTGACCGCCGTCCAGAGCAAATATGTCGAGACCGGCAAGCTTGGGCCGGTTGCGCGGCTGCTGCCGACGACGGCCGCGACGACCTTGCGCCACGCAACGGGCGAAACGATCGTCATTGACGGCCCCTTTGCCGAAACGAAGGAGCAACTGCTCGGCTTCTATCTGATCGATTGCGAGTCGCTCGACGAGGCCCTCGCCTTTGCGCGCGACTTGAGTACCGCCAATCCGAGCGCCGGTTCCTATGAAATCCGCCCCCTCGCCCTCTATGAACCCGGCGGGCTTCCCTCATGACGGACACGGCCTGGATCGACCTCGCCCTCACTTCCTCGCGCCCGCAGGCGATGGGAGCGCTGCTGCGCTATTTCCGCAATCTCGACCTTGCGGAGGAGGCGTTCCAGGAAGCATGCATCCGGGCCCTGAAGACCTGGCCAACGAACGGTCCGCCGCGTGACCCGGCTGCCTGGCTGATCTTCGTCGGCCGCAACAGCGGCATCGATAAGGTTCGGCGCCAGGCGCGCGAGGCGCCGCTGCCGCCGGAAGAGCAGCTGTCCGATCTCGGCGATCGGGAAGAGGAGCTTGCCGACCGTCTCGACGGATCGCACTACCGCGACGACATCCTGCGGCTGCTCTTCGTCTGCAGCAATCCAGTGCTGCCGGCGACCCAGCAGATCGCGCTTGCGCTACGCATCGTTTCCGGCCTTTCCGTCAAACAGATCGCCCGCGCCTTTCTCGTCAGCGAGGCGGCGATGGAGCAGCGCATCACCCGCGCCAAGGGGCGTGTCGCTGCCGCGGGCATTCCCTTCGAAACGCCGGATGCCGCCGACCGCGCCGAGCGGCTCGCGACCGTGGCGACTATGATCTATCTCGTCTTCAACGAGGGCTATTCGGCGATGAACGGCCCGGACGGCGTTTCCGCCGATCTCTGCGACGAGGCGATTCGGTTGTCGCGGTTGCTGCTTCGCCTGTTTCCCGCCGAGCCGGAGATCATGGGACTGACGGCGCTGCTTCTTCTTCAGCATTCGCGCGCCCGCGCCCGGTTCGATGCCGATGGCTCCATCGTCCTACTGGAGGACCAGGACCGCCGGCTCTGGAACAGGCGGATGATCGCGGAAGCCCTGGCGATGATCGACAAGGCGATGCGCCACCGCCGCCCCGGTGCTTACCAGATTCAGGCGGCGATCGCTGCCCTTCATGCCCGCGCGGAGCGGCCTGAACTGACCGATTGGGAGGAGATCGATCTGCTCTACCAGGCGCTCGAACGGTTGCAGCCCTCGCCGGTCATCACGCTCAACCGCGCGGTCGCCGTGTCGAAACGCGAGGGTGCCGAGGCGGCACTTGCGATGGTCGAGCCGCTGGCTGAGAGCCTTTCCGGCTACTTTTATTTTCATGGCCTGCATGGTGCGTTGCTCAACCAACTGGGGCGAGCCCGCGAGGCCCGCATCGCCTTCGACCGCGCAATCGCGCTTGCCACCAATGCCGCCGAGGCCGCCTATATCCGCAAGCAGCTCGACCATTTGGCGGACGAAGCGGGCCACTGCATATCTTCTTAAATCGACCTCGGTTCAAGGGAGACATGCAACAATTCAAAGTGCTGCGGCCACGTTTGTGCGTCTGACGAGATGCGCGGTGCTGTAAACGGCCCTTGCCGAAGTGAAAAAACGACAAAACATACGCAGCCCTGTCGGGAGCCGTCGCCTCCATTCGTCCTTGGATCGAAACCAACCCGGAGGATACGAAATGACTGCAGCAACCGACAGGAAACCCGCCGACGAACGCGAACTGGTGCTGGTTCGGCTGATCGATGCGCCGCGCGAGAAGGTCTATCGCGCCTTCACCGACGCCGATCTCCTGAAGCAATGGTTCGCGCCGCTGCCGTGGACAATCACGGAAGCGGAACTCGATGTCAGGCCTGGCGGTACCAATCGTTTTATCATGCGCTCTCCGGAGGGTGATCTCTATCCCAATCAGGGCGTCTATCTGGAGGTCGAGCCCAACGAGAAGCTCGTCATCACCGATGCCTATACCGAGGCCTGGAAGCCCTCGGAGAAGCCCTTTATGACGGCGATCCTCACCTTCGAGGAGGAGGGTGGCAAGACCCGCTACACGGCGCGAGCCCGCCACTGGAGCACGGCGGACAAGAAGGCGCACGAAAAGATGGGCTTTCATGAGGGCTGGGGGCAATGCGCCGATCAGCTCGCTGCGCTCGTTGCCACACTTTGATGTCGCTTGCGTGGCCGCATTTCACGTTGACGAGGAGATGAACCATGTCCGAGATCGAAAGCAGAACCGCCGCGGCAGAAATTCGCGCGGTGATCGAGGATTGGGCGGGGGCCATTCGCCGGAAGGATGCCGGCCGCTTCCTCGCGCATGGCGCGGAGGATTGTCTCATCTATTCGCTGGCGCCGCCGCTCAAGGCGCCGGAAGCGGATGCCGAGGGGCTTGAGCGGTGGTTTTCGACCTGGGAGGGCCCGCTCGGCTATCGGATTCAGGATCTCGACATTGCCGCGAACGGCGACGTCGCTTTTGCGACGGCGCTAGCGCATCTTTCCGGCGAGAAGCTGGACGGCGAGAAGGCATCTTTCTGGTACCGCCTGACACTCGGTCTGAGGCGCGTGGCCGAAGGGTGGAAGATTGCACACCAGCACGAGTCCGTGCCCTTCTACATGGACGGAAGTCTGAAGGCGGCGGTCGATCTCGACCCCGACTCCTCGGTCGACTGGAACGCGCCGTCACGCCCGCCGATGGCCGGTGTCATCGCCTATCTGAGCGTTCAGGACGCCAATGCCAGCGCCGAATTCTACGGCCGCGCCTTCGGCGCCAGGGAACAACACCGCAAATATGCCGAGGACGGCAAGCGGCTCATCCATTGTCATCTGGCGATCAATGGCGGCGCGCTCATGATCAATGATCCCTTCCCGGAATTCGGTCATTCCTGGAAGCCGCCGGAAGGTTTCGTGCTCCATCTCGTCGTCGACGACGCGGATTTCTGGTGGCAACGTGCGGTTGCGGCCGGCGCGGAAGTGACGATGCCGCTGGAGATCGCCTTCTGGGGCGACTATTACGGCCAGCTTCGCGATCCATTCGGCGTCATGTGGGCGATCGTGGCGCCGATGAAGAAGGGTGATTGAGCAGGCCCGCCGACCGTCAGCAGGCGAGGTCGGCCACCACCGCGTCGAGGATCAGCATGCCGGCGGGCGTGCAGCGCAGACGCGAATTGCCGAGCCGCTCGAGGAATCCGTGCTCTATCAGGAACTGCTCGCGATCTGGATCCGGATCGCGACCGGAAAGCATCTGCCAACGGGCAAGGTCGACGCCTTCCCGAAGTCTCAGCCCCATCAGCAGGAGCTCGTCGGCCTGCGCTTCGAGGTCGAGCAGTTCCCGTTCGGCAATGCCGTCGCCGCGCTCCTCGACCAGACGGAGCCATTCCTCCGGGTTCCGCTCCGTTGCCGTCGCCACCTTGGCGGCACCGATGGTGAGCCGCCCATGGGCCCCCGGGCCGATTCCCGCATAGTCGCCGTAGCGCCAATAGGTGAGGTTATGGCGACTTTCGGCGCCCGGCCGCGCGTGGTTGGAGACCTCGTAGGCCGGCATGCCGATCGCCGCCGTGATCTCCTGCGTCGCCTCGTAAAGCACGGCCGAATGCTCGCCGTCCGGGACGATCAGCTTGCCCGCCTTGTGCAGCCCGAAGAAGGGTGTGCCCTCCTCTATGGTGAGCTGGTAGAGCGAAAGGTGATCGACGGCGTAGGAGACGGCCTCCTTCAGTTCGCGCTCCCAGTCCTCGACCGTCTGGTTCGGTCGTGCATAGATCAGGTCGAAGGACATGCGCGGGAAAATCTCGCGCGCGAGCCTTACCGCCTTCAGCGCATCCTCGACATTGTGCAGCCGGCCGAGGAATTTCAGGTCGCGGTCGTTCAATGCCTGGACGCCGAGCGAGACGCGATTGACGCCGGCCGCCCGGTAGCCGTGGAACCGGGTCGCCTCGACGCTCGAGGGATTGGCTTCCATGGTGATCTCGATGCCGTCCGGCACGTGCCAGTTGCGGGCGATGCCGTCGAGGATCGCCTCTGCCGT includes:
- the hemW gene encoding radical SAM family heme chaperone HemW, which translates into the protein MQAAPLSAIGDGMDPGFGVYVHWPFCAAKCPYCDFNSHVRHQPVDQQRFVAAFLEEMAAIRAISGPRTVTSIFMGGGTPSLMEPGTAEAILDGIARNWHVPDGIEITMEANPSSVEATRFHGYRAAGVNRVSLGVQALNDRDLKFLGRLHNVEDALKAVRLAREIFPRMSFDLIYARPNQTVEDWERELKEAVSYAVDHLSLYQLTIEEGTPFFGLHKAGKLIVPDGEHSAVLYEATQEITAAIGMPAYEVSNHARPGAESRHNLTYWRYGDYAGIGPGAHGRLTIGAAKVATATERNPEEWLRLVEERGDGIAERELLDLEAQADELLLMGLRLREGVDLARWQMLSGRDPDPDREQFLIEHGFLERLGNSRLRCTPAGMLILDAVVADLAC
- a CDS encoding YciI family protein, coding for MLYAVLCYNDESVTSAWSKEEDDRVMRDLTAVQSKYVETGKLGPVARLLPTTAATTLRHATGETIVIDGPFAETKEQLLGFYLIDCESLDEALAFARDLSTANPSAGSYEIRPLALYEPGGLPS
- a CDS encoding nuclear transport factor 2 family protein; translation: MSEIESRTAAAEIRAVIEDWAGAIRRKDAGRFLAHGAEDCLIYSLAPPLKAPEADAEGLERWFSTWEGPLGYRIQDLDIAANGDVAFATALAHLSGEKLDGEKASFWYRLTLGLRRVAEGWKIAHQHESVPFYMDGSLKAAVDLDPDSSVDWNAPSRPPMAGVIAYLSVQDANASAEFYGRAFGAREQHRKYAEDGKRLIHCHLAINGGALMINDPFPEFGHSWKPPEGFVLHLVVDDADFWWQRAVAAGAEVTMPLEIAFWGDYYGQLRDPFGVMWAIVAPMKKGD
- a CDS encoding SRPBCC family protein translates to MTAATDRKPADERELVLVRLIDAPREKVYRAFTDADLLKQWFAPLPWTITEAELDVRPGGTNRFIMRSPEGDLYPNQGVYLEVEPNEKLVITDAYTEAWKPSEKPFMTAILTFEEEGGKTRYTARARHWSTADKKAHEKMGFHEGWGQCADQLAALVATL
- a CDS encoding RNA polymerase sigma factor, which produces MTDTAWIDLALTSSRPQAMGALLRYFRNLDLAEEAFQEACIRALKTWPTNGPPRDPAAWLIFVGRNSGIDKVRRQAREAPLPPEEQLSDLGDREEELADRLDGSHYRDDILRLLFVCSNPVLPATQQIALALRIVSGLSVKQIARAFLVSEAAMEQRITRAKGRVAAAGIPFETPDAADRAERLATVATMIYLVFNEGYSAMNGPDGVSADLCDEAIRLSRLLLRLFPAEPEIMGLTALLLLQHSRARARFDADGSIVLLEDQDRRLWNRRMIAEALAMIDKAMRHRRPGAYQIQAAIAALHARAERPELTDWEEIDLLYQALERLQPSPVITLNRAVAVSKREGAEAALAMVEPLAESLSGYFYFHGLHGALLNQLGRAREARIAFDRAIALATNAAEAAYIRKQLDHLADEAGHCISS